The genomic interval AAGCAGCTAGATTTGGATATTTGATGTGAGTGGCCATATGATTGGCCCCTATCATTGGTCAGATTGTTGGGTCACCTGGAAGGGCCCTAGGTAATACTTCCTGATTTCCAAAAAAGGCACAGATCGGGGCCAGCTATGTCATTTGTGAAGGCTGGCACAAGATGAAAATGCCAGGCCCTTCGTTCAGAATGCACTAAGAATTTCTAGTTGACGTcaacagagcattaaaccaagagCAGGGCCTTTCTAAGCACAGGCTCAAGTCCTCAGTTTTTTTTCCACCAAGTGAAATATAACGCTCAATGTTTAGGTTGTGCGTATTTTTCAGTTGACACTTGAGTCCTCCCGTAGAGAGGACTTCTTCAGTGCTTCCTGAGTAAGGATGAATGCTAGCAATAAAACTTTACCAGTGGATAATGGAACATCTGTAATGTCCGTCTCAGCATAGCACAGTACAAACTTCGTTTTGTTTCCCATAAACCCCTGTATTCTCAAGAAATGGGCAACAGGATGATTTATTGTCAATTCACTTGTGTAGAGAAAAACATGCATCCCGCCTCAGCTGGGGCcacttcctgcctcccctcctccctgccctctctTACTCATTGCTTGACGTTGTGGTCACAGCACAGGCTAGAAAGGCCAGATCTCAGGGCCCGTGTTCCCGTGCTTGTACTTGCTGAAGTGTtcagaaagaaggagaagagaaaggctgGGCCAAGAAGAAAGCTCACTGTGGTGTCGTCTAAAAAAAAAACGCACAACCTTAAAGTTGAGAGTTCTGGTTTATTTAGCGGACAAACCTGAAGATGGAAGCCCGGGCGGGACACAGCATCTCGGTTAACTTTGAGAGGAGGCTCCAAAGAGGCGAGGAGCGGGGCCAGGacacaggagtttttgcaacaaagactcTGTGTAGTTGGAACATCCATTGATGACTGTTAATTAAAGACAACCAGATATCtcttgtactttttctttttaattatagtacAGTGGATggataatgttgtgccaatttctgctgtacagtaaagggacccagtcatacacatgtatgcattccctttcttatatgatcagaaaaccagacatctcatgTTAAGGAAtgtagtgcttttctatgtaggGGGAGAGGCAAGAGTCTGGGCACATGATAcacacctcagctctctgggcccaggatctatgctttctctttctgagcgTCCTCGGGGCTCACCTTCAGGCAACACCTTTGTTTACAGATACGGGCAGCATTTTTCACTCCCAATGGAATTTAAAGAATAGAACACAGACCCCAGAAATAAGTCCATGTATATGTGTCCTTAGGATCCTCCTCAGATCCCTCCCCAAGCTGGCCTTGCCTGAGGATCGGAGGCTGTCCTGTGAGTCTCCAAACACATCAGGGCCTTATTCGGATTAGGCGCAATAGTCAGCACGTCTGACTTCAACatgaatggaacaaaataaactCTAAACAGGGAATCGGTGTGTATGGAAGTTGCAATCTTTCAAAACCCTAACAATGGCCGTTCTCAAAGGGGCTAATAAACAACTGAGAAACCTCATTTTCCCCCCATTGTCAAAACTAGAAGGCCATCCACTGGCACTTAGTAAGCCTGACAACTGGGTGTAATACCAACCGGGACACACAGATTAAAGGAGAGATTAGAGAAAGAGACATTCAAAGAGAACACTTCTAGAACTATTGTCATGCAGGTGATGGTGTGCATGCCCAAGGTTGCAGACGCTGAGGTGCAACATCAgacatgctacacagcaggagagCTAGACCTCACTAGTCGCGAAACAAATATGCAACAATAGGAGATCAGGCCCCAGAAAAGCATAATCCAGAGTGGCTACACTATATAATCTAAATTGCCCAGTTTTTAGtgctacaaaacatacaaagaaacaggaatcTATGACCCGGCCCCGCCCCAACCCGACAGGTAACATATACTGCCTGTCAGAGGGCCTGGATGCTGGATTTGAAGACAAGGCTTCCAaatagcaattgtaaatatatttaaaggataGAACACAGACCCCAGAAATAAGTCCATGTAtatgtggtcaattaatttactaCAAATAAGTCAAGAATACATAATGAGGAAagaagagtctcttcaataaatggtgttgggaataTTGGATAGCCACGTGCAAAACAATCAGACTGGACTCTTGtcacacaccatacacaaaaatcaactcaaaacagACTAAGACGGGAACTTATGACTTAaaaccattaaactcctagaagaaaacacagggggtAGGTTCCTCGACATTAGTTTTggcaacaatttttctttttccttttttttgacaccaaaagcacaagaaacaaaGGCAAAAGTCAATAAGTGAGAGGacttcgcatcatggctcagcagaaacaaatctgactagcatccatgaggacacaggttcaatccctggccttgctcagtgggttaaagattcagcattgctgtgagctgtggtgtaagttgcagatgtggctgagatctggagtggctgtggctgtggtgtaggctggtggctacagctccaattcaacccctagcctgggaactgctatatgccgagggtgtgtctctaaaattactaaaaaaaaaaaaaaaaaaagaagaaatgagactacataaaactaaaaagtttcctcagaacagcaaaaagaacattcagcaaaatgaaaaggcaattcatagaatgagagaaaatatttgtaaatcatatatctaacAAGAGGTAACATTTCAACGTATACAGGGAATCCATACAACTTTGTAgccaaaaaaccacacacacacaaaaaaaaaacaaaccaaaaaaatccaatttaaatgGGCagatgacctgaatagacattttcacaaagaagacatacaaatggccaacaagtaaGTGAAAAACTTCTCAACATGAATCATCAagaaaatatgaatcaaaaccaccatgaaaaATTGCCTTATACCTGTTAGAACGGtcgtcatcaaaaagacaagaggtaaCGAGTGTTGGaaaggacgtggagaaaagggaccatTTGGGTGCAGTTAGTGGAActgtaaactggtgcagtcactatggaacaCCGCATGAcggttcctccaaaaattaaaccGAGAGCTACGATGTGATCCAGCACTTCCACTTGGAGGTACCTACCCCAGGGAAGTGAAAACAGGATCTCCAAACGATATCTGCACTCCTGTGTTTacagcagcgttattcacaatagcccaggtatggaagcaacctaagggtcTATCCATGGACCCCGAAGGCctttactaagtgaaataagtcagaggccagcagccagctgcagctccaatttggaaaaaaaaaaaaaaaaaaggtaaaaagaggcCAGAAAGAATATCAGGCTTCTTCCCCTCAGAGGTTATAGCGCCAGTTGGGGATGAGATGCTGGTGTCACAGGAAACTGGGAAACATCACCATAGCCCAAAGCCCGGGgtggcgcgggggggggggggggggcggaaagAGGGGGGGGATGCGCAGTGACAGCATCCCAGCATCCCGTGGGGCCCTTAGCTCGGAGGCCGATGCCTCTGTCTCTTTAAGTGATCAGCACAGGGCCCTCCCTCCCCGAGCTCAGAGGTCTGAGAGGCACAGAGACTTCCTCCCGGTTTGGGAGGAAGAGTCAGCTCCACCTACAGTCGCAAGGCAGGAAGTAGGTCAGGAGCTGCTCAAAGCCGACTTGAGAGCCTGTCACCAATTCTGCAGGAAAGGTGAGCCCACGGGAAAGGGAGCCGTCCTGGGGGCCAGGGTGCGCGTGCGTGCGTGAGTGTGCGCGCGTGACCTGTGAGGAAGGGGAAGAGCTGTGCCTGTCGATGCTCGCCCCGTGAGTCGCTCCATTCTAATGGGCGTGAGAAAGGGGCGCGGGATCCAGGCACAGTCACTTCCCAGGTCCAGGTTTGTAAGGATGTTGAGTTGCAAACAGAGGAAGTTCAGTAGACGTGTATTCCCTACTCCCTGAATAAATAAGAAAGGTGTTTGTTTTCTAGAACTACTGCAGGGAACAAAACACACTTTAGAAAGCAACAAACCCTCCCCACATGCATATGGAGCGAAGGCCAAATAGATTCCTGGGGAAACAAATCTAACCTCAGAACAAGTTCTGAAGTAGAAATTCTGTCTCTATCTGAGCTGAACCCTGCTAAAACACTCACCCTCCTTAGCACGGGCCACAGTCGTGTCCCGGAGACGGCTGAGTTTATCAACACAGTTTCCCACCCCACCGCACGCCCTTGAACATCTGCCCCCCAAGTCCAGGGCTCTATGGGCTGCTGTGCCATCTTAATTTCTACATCTCATTTACGTAATGAAGGGATGGGATTAGGGTTACTGATTCAAACCCTCAGGCCATGGACCAAATGACTTAGAATTATTTGGCATGGCAGGTACTTCCTTTTATTAAATACAGATATGTGAATAAAAATCCCTAGGAAATAGACATCTTTAATAAGTCCCTAAAGAATTCCAAAATATGCCAGATTCAGGAAATGCAGGACTAGCAAAATAAACTTTGATCCCTTGGCATTTTAAGAGAAAGGATTCTAcaagttttatattttccaataatACACGTCTTTGTAAGCCCAGATTTCAGCTGTTAAGAACATCAGAAGAACTCTTCAAGTTTCATTCCAAACTTTGGGGGAAGTTCCGAAGGGCTTACCCAAGGGATCCCCTGTAGCTTGTCTTCATTTCCACCTTTGACCAGAACATCTTGCTTTAGCTAAATTGTTCCTCTTTGCTTTGAATCTTTTCTCTTCAGAGTGGGGATGAGGGGCAGAGGTTGCCTTTTGTTATTGAAAtacagtggatttacaatgttgtaataatttctgctgtacagcaaagtgattcagatatacataagaatacatagtatatattataatataatgtataatatatataatcttttccattatggtttatgttaggatattgaatatagttccctatgctatacaataggacttcgtttattcttccatttgtaaaagggcatctactcaccccaaactcccagtctttccctcccctcttcccctccccctcccccttctcccttggcaattCAAGTTTGTTCTTGAAGTCTaagagtcagtttctgtttcatagatagattcatttgtgtcctatttgagatcccacatataagttatatcacatggtgtttgtctttccccttctgatttatttcacttaggatgagaatctctagttccagccatgctgctgcaaatggaattatttcattcttttttatttgctttgagtCTCGTTGGttgtttcctcatttcttctcGGGGTCAGTTAAGGGAGTTTGTTGGTTGCTATTTACAAAATAACGCCTCACACGATGTGATTTGCCCCTGGGGTGAACTTCGCTGAAGACTTGGTGGGATGAAGGGGGGTTACTGCAGAAACAGGAAGACCTTCGGATTGAGTTCTAGGCACACCTGTCACTAGACCTCTGGCCAAGCTCTGCCTCTGATTTCCTTTGTGTGTGCTGCCAACGGGGGATGATGAGAAGAGGTGGGATTGGAAGTGGATGGGGACGCACAGACAGGACTCTGGAGAAATGGGGGGGGTGAAAGGTCGCGGGAGTGACACCACAGTGGGGGCTGGGAAAGACCCTGAAACCTGCTGTTTGTGGAGCAGCCGAGGGGGGAGAGGATTCGTTGGGAATGAGGCTGGAGAAGcagatggaggagagagaggaggtgcTTGTGTTCGGGTGCTCCTGTGGTCAGGCCACCTTGACCGCAGAGTGGGGGCCTGTATTCGGTGATGTTTGATTGGTTGCAATCCATTCCATTTGAAAAGCCTTCGATGTGGGGGCAAGATCATCAGGGGTCGGAGGGGAGCTTCCCAGTCTCCCCCTCTTTAGACACATTAGGACCAGCCAAACGCTGGGCTTCTCTGAGAAGCCGTTTGGGGAATATGTCTGTTTTCCAGTGTCCAAAACCAAAatgcccattttctttttgttagttcCCAGGCCAACAAGCTTAAGCTGGGTCCCTGACACGCTGAGCAAGGAAGTGTTCTTGTTCTCAGGGTTTTGCACAGTCTCCCCCAGCTGCTCACTCTCCTGGGAAAATGCAATGGCTCAGCCGATGTCACTGGCATAGAATTCCCCAGAAAAAACTTCTCTCTAGAGCTTTCTCATTGACACAGAGCAAGTGTTATATCCTCCTGTCTGCTCTTTGCACTCGGAGGTCCTGAAGACAAAACCAGGCTCAGCGAATATTCTCACAGGGTCATTCCAACCCTGACCTGGCTCCTCCAATGTCTTCCCCAAATTCTGATGCTCAGGGGAGGGCAGGAACTATGACCTTGTCACTGTGGTGTCCCCAGCTCTTTGGAATTAGATTGAAGCATTGTAGGTAGTTACACCTATTTGATGAATGAgcgaataaataagtgaatgaaccAACAAATTGTGTTTGGGACTCTTTCAGTTAATCATGAGAAGACAGAAGACAGCACGAAATGAAGAAAATCCCCATGGTAAGAACATATCTCATAATGCGTATCTGCCCCCAGCTGTGAGCTCTGGGTAATAAGGAAAGGGGCTAAGTCAAGACTCAAGAACAGAGAGAAGCCCCAGAGGTATCTCGATGCCAGGATAAATCAGCAAGGGCCTTGGGTTGGCATTTGACCGAGATCTCTGTCCCTGCCCTGCTGTGAAATATTAAGTTATTTGTGTCATCCGCACCTCCATTCCTAACGTAAAACGAAGAAAGTACACCTGCTGTTATCTCCACAGAAGGGGACGTGGATGGCATCAAAGCATGTGCTAGAGGACACAGGGCTCCCCAGGTCGAAGGTGTCAGGGAACAAGGATGGAGGGTTGAGCAGGTATCTCATTGGGCAGCAGGTttaagagagaggagacagaggaggaggagaaggaggagggagggggaggagggggaggagggagggcaggagagatgCTCTCCTCTCACCCTCTGCAGCCCAGTGAGGACAGCGCTATGTTCTCTATTGGTCTCCTTTGTGCAGAGGAGCTTTCACACTGAGGCGATGCCGCTTCCCAGGGGGACACggctggcagggggtggggctgtgatccagACCCGGGGCGTGGGACTCCAGAGAGCCCTGGCTGCCAGGCCCACTGCCCCTCCTGCCTTTCTGCGGTGGGAGGGTGTCTGGGAAGGCATGGCCGAGGCCACTGAGGCTGTCGCCTGGGGACCAGCTCTGCGCAGGGTGGCGGATGACAGATATGGTCAGAGGGCGGGGCGCCTGTGTGACAGAGGGGCGTCCTCCCGAGGAAGCCTCACCAGCTGGGGGCGCCCCTGCAGGGACAGGTGTGGCGCCAGAGAGGGGAGCAATGCACGAGGAACGCTGTCCCTCTCCCGAGCTGAGGGCTCCTAAAGGTTCGGTCCGAAAAGCCAAAGGTGGGGGGCCCCTGTTCCCCTTTGTTCCAAAGGAGTCCAGGCGACCCACGTGCCAGGCGGCGCGCGCTGCTTTAAGGCCCGGACTGACAGATCATTGGTCTCGCAGGTTCTGAGGACCTCCAGGCGGCCCTGCAGGAGCCCAGGCTGCGGCTCCTCCTGGCCGGGAGGACGGGGGCGGGGAAGAGCTCCACGGGAAACAGCATCCTGGGCCGGAAGCACTTTGACTCCAGGCTCAGGGCCACGTCGGTGACCCGAAGCTGTGCCGTGGCGAGCGGCAGGTGGGCGGAGTGGGACGTGGATGTCCTTGACACCCCGGACCTTTTCAGCTCCGAAGTCGCCCGGACAGACCCCGACTGCAAGGAGAGAGGCCGCTGCTACCTGCTCGCAGCCCCCGGGCCCCACGCCCTGCTCCTGGTGACCCAGCTGGGCCGCTTCACGGCCCAGGACCAGCAGGCCTGGAGGGGGGTGAAGGCGCTGTTCGGGGACGGGGTCTCGGCGCACACGATCGTGGTCTTCACCCGCAAGGAGGACCTGGCGGAGGGCTCCCTGCAGGACTACGTGCGCGACAGCGAGAACCAGGCGCTCAGGCAGCTGGTGGCCGAGTGCGGGGGCCGCGTCTGCGCCTTTAACAACCGCGCCACGGGTCCCGAGCAGGAGGCGCAGGTGACGGAGCTGCTGAGGCTGGTGGAGGATCTGGTGAGGGACCGCGGCGGCGCCCCCTACACCAACGACGTGTACCACCTGGCGCAGGCCCTGGGCGGCGTGAGCCCGGAGGAGAGGCTCCGCAAGGTGGCCGAGCAAGTGGCAGGCCGCCAGCTGAAGCAGCGGTGGGGCTGGCTGCTGGCCAGTCGGTGGAAGTGGCCAGAGGCGCTAGGGACATGGTGGAGCCTGAGCCTGGCGGGGCTGCTGAGCGGGTTGATCCTGCTGTACGGTTCACACTGGCTTTGGGGAGGTCGGTCCTGACCGACAGGCTGTAAATAAGACTTTGACTCATCAAGTGACACCAGATTCATCCCTGGTGCTCTGCAGTTTCAGCGCCCacatcctttcctctcttccctcaccTGCCTCTTCTACCAACTTCAGATTCCTGCCAGGTCCCATGTCCCTCCTGAAACATTCCCATGTGACCTGGAGGTCCCCAAGCACTCCCCTTCCTGAAGCCAAACAACCTCTGTGCCTTTGCCTGCTTTCCCCTGACCTCGGACTGCCTTGACTCTCTCATTGCATCCTCCTGGCGCCTGAGAACAGAAGAGGAGCAtttgctcccccgccccccaccacttCAGGCAGGATGGAGGGCAGAACCGTCCCAGAGCAGAGCCCTGCGTCCATACTGGCTTGTTTGAGTTGAACtggattgaataaatgaatgtacaGGAAATCAGGTCGTGTTAAAAGACATCAGTATTTGCCAGTCTTTGTTCACCTGCCTTATATGCCCAGTGAACAAAGATGATACTCTGTCATTCCTAACCCCACCTACAAAAACCATATGCCCCCTGCACCCCACACTCAGTTGTGTGACCGTAAGGGCCACAGAGGTCCTGCAGTACAGCTCCTCCCAAGGAGGCGTTTTCTCACTGGCTTAACACACACTCAGGACAAAGCAAGAGTATGCTTTTCAATTCAGGGACacacttaaaaatttaagatatttagaaaattattttcttttattgcgATCTCAAAATAAAGGGTGAACAGGTCTTTACGGGATGAAAACTGGTGATCGGCTGGTGGGTTTCCACAACATCTTCTCCTGTCCCGTGCACATCTGGGAGAAACAGCTCTCTGCGCCAGGTGAGATGAGCCAGGTCAGCCTGTGTTCAGTCCTAAATCTGCCTCCCTATCTCTCCACCCACATTTGCTTGGTCTCCGGCACCCCCAccttcacacacaaacacaagctCATCTCTCATACAGCTGTGTCATCCCAGGTCTCTCCCCTACAGTATCCTCTGTCCATCACCTTCACAGCCAGAGACGCTCGGGTTCTTGAAGACCTCAGATCACTAAAGAGACAcgtaaaaagggaaaagaatctgcagcAGCTGAACACACATTGGAAAGAGTGGTCCACAAACCCTGCCCAGATGCCACTGCAAACACTAACAGGACCACCGATGCCAAACGCCGAGACTTGACATTTCTTCAGCCACAGAGGTTGTTTTGGTTTAAGGGGTTGTGTGCAGATCCAGCAGAGGCTTTGATAGAGGTTCTTGATTTTGGTCTTGTTCATTTTTCAACATACTCTTGACATCCACAAGCAAGATAATGAGTTTGGATCCTTATCTGGAATgatctaaaaatttaaaacagatcaaagacctaaatatgagtCAAAGACtacaaaactcttaaaagaaaacacggagttcccgtcgtggcgcagtggttaacgaatccgagtaggaaccatgggttgtgggttcggtccctgcacgtgc from Sus scrofa isolate TJ Tabasco breed Duroc chromosome 18, Sscrofa11.1, whole genome shotgun sequence carries:
- the LOC100519177 gene encoding GTPase IMAP family member 1; this encodes MRRQKTARNEENPHGSEDLQAALQEPRLRLLLAGRTGAGKSSTGNSILGRKHFDSRLRATSVTRSCAVASGRWAEWDVDVLDTPDLFSSEVARTDPDCKERGRCYLLAAPGPHALLLVTQLGRFTAQDQQAWRGVKALFGDGVSAHTIVVFTRKEDLAEGSLQDYVRDSENQALRQLVAECGGRVCAFNNRATGPEQEAQVTELLRLVEDLVRDRGGAPYTNDVYHLAQALGGVSPEERLRKVAEQVAGRQLKQRWGWLLASRWKWPEALGTWWSLSLAGLLSGLILLYGSHWLWGGRS